In Megalobrama amblycephala isolate DHTTF-2021 unplaced genomic scaffold, ASM1881202v1 scaffold515, whole genome shotgun sequence, the DNA window AGTGCAAATTGGAAGAGTTACAGAATAAAGTAAgattgaattaaatctagggatGTTATTTTCGGTGTGACccattaaaaatattgtttttccaGGTCTGCAGTTTTTTTATGTGCAGATAGCAGgataaacaacaaaacaggaggATTGACACTTCATCACATCACACACCTGCAGCACTTGAATAAAGAAATTCAGAATAATACCACATgaatataaaaggaataaattgGTATACGCAAGTCATGTAATTAACAAATTTACATATATAATTAACAGATTAACAAATTGAAACATAAATATGAGACAAGAATTCGATTTTTGTGACGCGATTATTTcatagaaagtcaaccatcatcACAAGTTCTGTTCTTACCAATAGAATTCAACAGATCTTGTGACCATAGTTGACTAACAAAGCTTTTAAATGGATGTTCAAGAATTGATTCACTATACGCAAGGGCTGCTTCACtatgttttgtgatgatttTAAGTTGAAACTCCTAGATCATGTTAGAGATCTTTGTCCTGTTTCTGACACTTGAAGACACATCTGAAGCAGCAACTAATAATTGCTGCTCGTAGCTATAATTTTTATGTGTGGTTGAGCAGCCTTTAAGGGCACTACATAaattaaagttattattattatattaagaaaaacaaaaatatataatgaaaaaaatatattgcatttCAGCCTCATTACTACCTCTGGTATGCattatttttgaataatttaGTGGCCTGTTGTGAGTTATTTCCTTACTTGTGATCAGTCGCATCACAGAAAGGTCCTGAAACACACTTTTCCCCTTTCTTCCTTTCAGGCTGTATTTGGACCATAGCATATTTGTTCCGATTGCCCGCATTATTCTTCTGACTGATTGGCCAACTGTGCCAGAACACAGTCTCACACTGAATGCCATCTATAcacatgaaaacatttttacaaaatatttgctGAAGGTAAGTATAATTTTATGGATACATtgtcatatatttatttttagattctTAAATAGAAGGACAATCACCATGGATTTTCTAAATTGACTTTCTTGAGTCAGTTTTACACAGAATGCAGACAGCTGCTCTTCTGTCTGCATCTGTTCAATGTTGGCCTGTTCTTCAACTtcttgctgctgttgctgttgcaGTATGATTTCCCGTAACTGACGCAGCTCTCTTATGACTTCATCAAGTTTTCTATTAAGTGTGAGGTAAtctgaaaaaaatagtaatgtttgcTTTGCCAGGTACGATATAACAGGTAAACAAAACAGCTCAATAACATAAAAGTAATACTTTGCTCTTTATCATCAGTCCCCTGACATCCAGTTTTACAGGACAATGCTGATGctgtaagtgaaaaaaaaaaaagctttattgTATCATACCAGTTACCACAaaagtaaaatttacatttaaaatgttaatgccATGAAATGAGCCATTGGATATTATCTTACTTTGCAGACTAAGCTATTAAGTCATTTTTATGCTAGAGCATGGAACTTCATTTCTGAAATGATACTTGTTTTAATTACAGAGCAAGGTACATAGCCTATATTCATTTCCATTTTTCATATTACTAGGGACCAAACACTGAAGGTccaaaatcatttgtttaaaagtttgtttatatagcctatacaggtgcatttcaataaattagaatgttgTGGAAAAgttaatcacaattaaaagaaccaaagaagTACTTCAGTCTGCATacactgaatttatttaatacacga includes these proteins:
- the LOC125261866 gene encoding uncharacterized protein LOC125261866 isoform X2, producing the protein MIKKRAHKRPSRFESDTEDELVTPKRPRFQCMAGNRPQAPVFEENRQQHKPQDTSALSCKTGCQGTDDKEQNYLTLNRKLDEVIRELRQLREIILQQQQQQEVEEQANIEQMQTEEQLSAFCVKLTQESQFRKSMMAFSVRLCSGTVGQSVRRIMRAIGTNMLWSKYSLKGRKGKSVFQDLSVMRLITRACLQTFKTAKMPEIEGEVAEFLKHAPHKRGGPKTLRTDVPTAE
- the LOC125261866 gene encoding uncharacterized protein LOC125261866 isoform X1, yielding MIKKRAHKRPSRFESDTEDELVTPKRPRFQCMAGNRPQAPVFEENRQQHKPQDSRNATTPCPSTSALSCKTGCQGTDDKEQNYLTLNRKLDEVIRELRQLREIILQQQQQQEVEEQANIEQMQTEEQLSAFCVKLTQESQFRKSMMAFSVRLCSGTVGQSVRRIMRAIGTNMLWSKYSLKGRKGKSVFQDLSVMRLITRACLQTFKTAKMPEIEGEVAEFLKHAPHKRGGPKTLRTDVPTAE